In Hahella sp. KA22, one genomic interval encodes:
- a CDS encoding TRAP transporter fused permease subunit: protein MSQSATEWSQLRDSRMFFYVAVVVSLIHIVINMTGWISGFWPNVIHFIGFAWLCVGWYVSKDASKTLKAFNYALAAAATAATLWLFFSEDIIYERGLHLSWADWLAGCVVVLSSLELTRRMAGWLIPTLIIIALGYVAWWGQYLPGVFRFSGLSLETIMFRSLFGDDGMFGSIATISSSFVMMFILFGAFLVRSGAGDFIIDLAKRSAGKMHGGPGLIAVIASGLTGTISGSAVANTASTGVITIPLMKKAGYSPRFSAGVEAAASTGGQLMPPIMGAGAFVMANYTQIPYTDIVVVSFLPALLYFLTIAAFVRLQAKKEGLKPIEEDNPEPLSVLMKRGGYSFLIPIILLIGLLIWGLSPTYAAGFAILAVIASSWLTPNRMGVAAICEALALGAKNMVMTALLLISVGLIVNVVATTGIGNTFSFMIVQWAGGQLWIAIVLIALASLVLGMGLPVTAAYIMVATIAAPALQQLILQNQLVDLLVAGQLPETARVTLQFMAGVTDVDLSQPIPYDQAAALVGGISRDILPTLLDVAIAPEMITLALLSAHMIIFWLSQDSNVTPPVCLTAFTAAAIAKTSPMSAGLSAWSLAKALYIVPFLFAYTPFLSGDWGEALQIFVFSAFGLYAFAGVFVGWLGQALNPIMRLLVCAAALLLLWPLSLWWHLGGLGMLIALRLFNRSRSPSGGAPLRQAQ from the coding sequence ATGAGTCAGTCTGCGACGGAGTGGAGTCAGCTCCGTGACAGCCGCATGTTTTTTTATGTGGCCGTCGTTGTATCCCTGATCCATATCGTTATCAACATGACCGGCTGGATCAGCGGTTTCTGGCCTAACGTCATTCATTTCATTGGATTCGCCTGGCTGTGCGTGGGCTGGTATGTCTCCAAAGACGCCAGCAAAACGTTGAAAGCGTTCAACTATGCCTTGGCTGCGGCCGCAACGGCGGCGACGCTTTGGCTGTTTTTCAGCGAGGACATTATTTATGAGCGCGGTCTTCATTTAAGCTGGGCGGACTGGCTGGCCGGGTGCGTGGTGGTGCTGTCTTCGCTGGAGCTGACCCGGCGCATGGCGGGTTGGCTGATACCCACGCTGATTATCATCGCGCTGGGCTATGTCGCATGGTGGGGGCAGTACCTTCCCGGAGTATTCCGCTTCAGCGGGCTGAGCCTTGAAACTATCATGTTTCGCAGTCTTTTCGGCGATGACGGTATGTTTGGAAGCATCGCGACGATTTCTTCCAGCTTCGTGATGATGTTCATCCTGTTTGGCGCTTTCCTGGTGCGCTCGGGCGCCGGAGATTTCATCATCGATCTGGCCAAACGCTCCGCAGGCAAGATGCACGGTGGACCGGGTTTGATTGCCGTTATCGCCTCCGGTCTAACGGGCACTATTTCTGGCTCAGCGGTGGCCAATACCGCCTCAACCGGCGTCATCACCATTCCTTTGATGAAAAAGGCGGGGTATTCGCCGCGCTTTTCCGCTGGCGTCGAAGCCGCCGCCTCTACCGGAGGGCAACTCATGCCGCCGATCATGGGCGCCGGGGCGTTTGTCATGGCTAACTACACTCAGATTCCTTACACGGACATTGTGGTCGTGTCGTTTCTGCCAGCGTTGCTGTATTTCCTGACTATCGCGGCTTTTGTACGTCTCCAGGCTAAGAAAGAAGGCCTCAAACCGATTGAGGAAGATAACCCAGAGCCATTGTCAGTATTGATGAAGCGGGGCGGCTACTCATTTCTTATACCCATCATTTTGTTGATTGGTCTGCTTATATGGGGATTGAGTCCCACTTACGCGGCGGGCTTTGCGATTCTGGCGGTGATTGCGTCGTCCTGGCTGACGCCGAATCGCATGGGTGTGGCGGCGATCTGCGAAGCGCTGGCGTTGGGGGCCAAGAATATGGTGATGACTGCGCTGTTACTGATCAGCGTGGGGCTGATCGTCAACGTGGTGGCCACGACCGGCATTGGCAATACTTTCTCATTCATGATCGTGCAATGGGCGGGGGGGCAATTGTGGATCGCCATCGTGCTGATCGCCCTGGCTTCGCTGGTGTTGGGCATGGGACTGCCGGTGACGGCGGCCTACATCATGGTGGCGACGATCGCTGCGCCTGCGTTGCAGCAACTGATTCTGCAAAACCAGTTGGTGGATTTGCTGGTGGCCGGGCAGCTGCCTGAGACTGCGCGAGTGACGTTGCAGTTCATGGCGGGCGTGACGGACGTCGATCTCAGCCAGCCCATTCCTTACGATCAAGCCGCCGCGCTGGTGGGAGGCATCAGTCGGGATATCCTGCCGACGCTGTTGGATGTGGCGATTGCGCCGGAAATGATTACCCTGGCGCTGTTATCCGCGCACATGATCATCTTCTGGCTGTCTCAGGACAGTAACGTTACGCCGCCCGTCTGTCTGACGGCTTTTACGGCGGCGGCCATCGCCAAGACCTCACCGATGTCAGCCGGGCTGTCCGCCTGGAGCCTGGCGAAAGCCTTGTATATCGTTCCGTTCCTGTTCGCCTATACGCCGTTTCTGAGCGGTGACTGGGGCGAGGCGCTGCAGATCTTCGTGTTCTCGGCATTTGGTTTATACGCTTTCGCCGGCGTGTTTGTGGGGTGGCTGGGACAGGCGTTGAACCCAATTATGCGTTTGCTGGTTTGCGCCGCTGCGCTGTTGCTGCTGTGGCCGCTCTCGCTTTGGTGGCATCTCGGCGGCCTTGGCATGTTAATCGCACTGCGTTTATTTAATCGTTCGCGCTCCCCATCAGGAGGGGCGCCGCTTCGACAGGCGCAGTAA
- a CDS encoding nuclear transport factor 2 family protein, with amino-acid sequence MEPKSTLERYWQLMQTNDFHKASEMLSEDYVCHWPQSGEVIRGRENFVLINAHYPAQGEWRFTLNHILSEGDQVVTDVSVTDGVITGRALTFSTVRDGLIVKQVEYWPDDFAPHEWRKKWVDIDN; translated from the coding sequence ATGGAGCCCAAGTCTACCCTTGAAAGGTACTGGCAGCTCATGCAAACCAATGACTTCCACAAGGCCAGCGAGATGTTGTCAGAGGATTATGTCTGCCATTGGCCGCAATCTGGGGAAGTCATTCGGGGGCGTGAGAATTTTGTTCTGATCAACGCCCATTATCCCGCACAGGGCGAGTGGCGTTTTACGCTTAATCACATCCTGAGCGAAGGAGACCAAGTGGTGACGGATGTGTCTGTTACGGATGGTGTGATAACAGGACGCGCCCTCACCTTCAGTACTGTTCGAGACGGTTTGATCGTCAAGCAGGTTGAGTACTGGCCAGATGACTTTGCGCCGCATGAGTGGCGTAAAAAGTGGGTGGATATCGACAACTGA
- a CDS encoding sigma-54 dependent transcriptional regulator, protein MTKLVYIIDDDSSVREALEEWLALAGLEARGWASAEAALQTIDEHFAGVVVSDVKMPGMDGMALLQKMPKNIPVLLITGHGDIAMAVEAMKQGAYDFIEKPFQPTHLVDAIKRACRQRSLLLENERLRKALASQQGLESILIGDSPGIKRLRRHVHELAQLDVDVLIHGETGVGKELVARCLHDFGKRVKHPFVALNVAAIPENLFESELFGHTAGAFTGAQKAQAGKFEYANKGTLFLDEVESMPLHFQVKVLRALQEREVVRLGSHQAVALDVRVVAATKEDLKKAGDEGRFRSDLYYRLMVAELRIPPLRERREDIALLFAHFLKLAAQKHGKEAPELRGDDWIALEGHNWPGNVRELKNLAERYLLRSQFSDESIREVLSGEKLDSSSPSDQSLASRVAEYEKAVISAELTAQKGNINQVMEELDLPRRTLNQKMQRYGLRREDFLGG, encoded by the coding sequence ATGACTAAATTGGTTTATATCATCGACGACGATAGCTCCGTCAGGGAAGCGTTGGAAGAGTGGCTGGCGCTGGCTGGCCTGGAGGCCAGGGGGTGGGCGTCCGCCGAAGCAGCCTTGCAGACCATTGATGAGCACTTCGCCGGTGTGGTGGTGTCTGACGTCAAAATGCCTGGTATGGACGGCATGGCGCTACTGCAGAAAATGCCGAAAAATATTCCTGTGCTGCTGATTACCGGCCATGGCGATATCGCCATGGCGGTTGAGGCGATGAAACAGGGCGCTTATGACTTTATCGAAAAGCCGTTTCAGCCCACTCATCTGGTGGATGCTATCAAACGGGCCTGCCGGCAGCGTTCTTTGTTATTGGAGAATGAGCGTTTACGCAAAGCATTGGCGTCGCAGCAGGGGCTGGAATCGATTCTTATCGGGGACTCGCCGGGCATCAAACGACTGCGTCGACATGTCCATGAACTGGCGCAGTTGGATGTGGACGTGTTGATCCATGGTGAAACCGGCGTCGGCAAAGAGCTGGTGGCTCGATGCTTACATGACTTCGGCAAGCGCGTGAAACACCCTTTTGTCGCCCTGAATGTGGCGGCGATTCCAGAAAACCTGTTTGAAAGTGAATTGTTTGGGCATACCGCGGGCGCCTTCACTGGCGCGCAGAAAGCTCAGGCGGGTAAGTTCGAATACGCCAACAAGGGCACGCTGTTTCTGGATGAAGTGGAAAGCATGCCGCTGCATTTTCAGGTGAAGGTGCTGCGCGCTCTGCAGGAACGGGAAGTGGTTCGGCTTGGTTCGCATCAGGCGGTGGCGCTGGATGTGCGTGTGGTGGCGGCGACCAAGGAGGACCTGAAAAAAGCGGGGGATGAAGGCCGTTTCCGCAGTGACCTTTATTACCGGTTGATGGTGGCGGAGTTGCGCATTCCTCCGTTACGGGAGCGACGTGAGGATATTGCATTATTGTTCGCGCATTTCCTGAAGCTGGCGGCGCAAAAACACGGTAAAGAGGCGCCCGAACTGCGCGGCGATGACTGGATCGCCCTCGAAGGCCATAACTGGCCAGGCAATGTGCGGGAACTCAAGAATCTGGCCGAGCGCTATCTTTTACGCAGCCAGTTCAGCGACGAATCCATCCGGGAGGTGCTCTCCGGCGAAAAACTGGACTCGTCCAGCCCGTCGGACCAATCTCTGGCGTCCCGCGTTGCGGAATATGAAAAAGCAGTTATCAGCGCGGAACTGACCGCTCAAAAAGGCAATATCAACCAGGTGATGGAAGAACTGGACCTGCCCCGCCGCACACTGAATCAGAAGATGCAGCGTTATGGACTGCGGCGGGAGGATTTTTTGGGAGGGTAA
- a CDS encoding metallophosphoesterase yields the protein MKIRVLSDLHLEFEDFAPGDEDADVLVLAGDIHVGDKGVRWALEQSPAKPIIYVLGNHEYYRHIYPKLARKLREMTQGTHVHVLENEAVALGDVVFFGCTLWTDFELLCDPRVAGYECQQVMSDFRKIRREPGYSKVRSLDLAVIHSRSLHWLKGAVAHCHETHPDCRRVVVTHHAPSSHSLPLYRKNHIVSSAYASNLEPVIESLQPNLWIHGHLHNSSDYQIGSTRVVCNPRGYPGERNLDFDPAFTVSL from the coding sequence ATGAAAATAAGAGTTTTGAGCGATCTCCATCTGGAGTTTGAGGACTTTGCGCCGGGTGACGAGGACGCGGACGTGCTTGTCCTGGCGGGAGACATTCATGTTGGCGACAAAGGCGTGCGTTGGGCTCTGGAGCAGAGTCCGGCGAAGCCGATCATTTATGTGCTGGGAAATCATGAGTACTACCGGCATATCTACCCGAAACTGGCGCGAAAGTTACGAGAGATGACGCAGGGAACGCATGTTCATGTGCTGGAGAATGAGGCCGTGGCGCTGGGCGACGTCGTCTTTTTCGGATGTACGTTGTGGACGGACTTCGAGCTGCTCTGCGACCCTCGTGTGGCGGGTTATGAATGCCAACAGGTGATGAGCGACTTTCGTAAAATCCGCAGAGAACCCGGCTACTCCAAAGTGCGCTCATTGGATCTGGCGGTGATTCATTCTCGCTCGCTGCACTGGCTAAAAGGCGCCGTCGCCCATTGCCACGAGACACATCCAGACTGCCGGCGCGTCGTCGTCACTCATCATGCGCCAAGCAGCCATTCTCTGCCGCTGTACAGGAAAAACCATATCGTCAGCTCAGCGTATGCCTCCAATCTGGAGCCTGTGATTGAATCCTTGCAGCCGAACCTGTGGATTCATGGCCATCTGCACAACAGCAGTGATTACCAGATAGGATCAACCCGGGTTGTCTGCAATCCCCGCGGCTATCCCGGGGAACGCAACCTGGATTTCGACCCGGCATTCACGGTCAGTCTTTAA
- a CDS encoding ATP-binding protein has protein sequence MFPADSSRPSHRKARQIALAFLLLATVSLSFFLSRNLLIKHNGVESEQLLQAFESALLTAIDKYVYFPAILTADPRFQRMLRRNERDDEISELLNRFNQAAGSDEIFIMNAEGLTLASSNYRDATSFVGHSYAFRPYYADAVAGRTGFYYAVGVTTGKAGLFISAPIRDNSGRILGVTVVKLDLTPQQASWSATGNRIFLSGPNDIVFLASDPAALYRALRPLEQRVMAELKVTKQYGSAESKPLPAETDAWSDAPIVDVDGVRLLLYSRQVVGQPWRMHRALPVADVNTMAALISAACGGAVLLLIVLALYYREARQKRRTEHRLLKVIEESDAHQRAIIQNTDAGLMTLNERFEIREMNQKAAELFGVEAQEQGASLDPTRLLSPWINAPDGEVREAEGYRPGCASFPILYCVSLIRTGPDREYLLTVHDVSELKAAQASLLQANEELEARVEERTQALRTTQEALMQERKLAAMGRMSAAIAHELNQPLTALVSYVAMGRLYLEQEQKDKSAATLDKMDALVQRIARISSQLKSFAGIRSVDIRPTALQAVMRYVEEVLEHKLSQQRSIIRTQIPEGLQVIADQHMLEQVMINLLDNAIAAVKSAVQPEIFVAAEPRGDKVMISVRDNGEGMDEERMRHLFDPFFTTKTGSEGLGLGLAISYNLLQDMHGEITVTSTPGEGSEFTLSLPAVKQHD, from the coding sequence ATGTTCCCGGCTGATTCGTCCCGTCCGTCCCATCGCAAGGCGCGCCAGATCGCGTTGGCTTTTTTGTTGCTGGCGACCGTGTCCTTGAGCTTTTTCCTCTCCCGCAACCTGCTTATCAAACACAACGGCGTTGAGTCGGAGCAACTGTTGCAGGCGTTTGAAAGCGCTTTGCTGACCGCCATTGATAAGTATGTCTATTTCCCCGCTATCCTGACCGCAGACCCGAGGTTTCAGCGGATGCTGCGCCGCAATGAGCGTGACGACGAAATCTCTGAATTGCTGAATCGCTTCAATCAAGCGGCGGGTTCTGATGAGATATTCATCATGAACGCAGAGGGGCTGACCCTGGCTTCCAGTAACTATCGCGACGCCACCAGCTTTGTCGGTCATTCATACGCTTTTCGGCCTTATTATGCCGACGCCGTGGCCGGACGCACCGGGTTCTATTATGCGGTTGGCGTCACCACCGGCAAGGCGGGATTGTTTATCTCCGCGCCGATCCGGGACAACAGCGGACGTATACTCGGCGTCACTGTCGTCAAACTGGACCTGACGCCGCAACAGGCGAGTTGGTCTGCAACCGGCAACCGGATATTCCTGAGCGGACCCAACGATATTGTCTTCCTGGCGTCTGATCCGGCTGCGCTGTATCGCGCATTGAGGCCGTTAGAGCAAAGGGTGATGGCGGAGCTCAAGGTCACCAAGCAATACGGCTCTGCGGAATCGAAGCCATTGCCGGCGGAAACGGACGCATGGTCTGACGCGCCGATTGTGGACGTGGACGGCGTTCGTTTGCTGCTGTATTCGCGTCAGGTCGTCGGTCAGCCCTGGCGGATGCACCGGGCGTTGCCGGTGGCGGATGTGAATACCATGGCGGCTCTGATCTCCGCCGCGTGCGGCGGCGCCGTATTGTTGCTGATCGTGCTCGCCCTGTATTACCGTGAAGCGCGCCAGAAACGCCGTACGGAACACCGGCTCTTGAAAGTGATTGAAGAGAGCGACGCGCATCAACGCGCCATCATCCAGAACACGGACGCGGGATTGATGACCCTCAACGAACGTTTTGAAATACGCGAGATGAACCAGAAAGCAGCGGAGCTTTTCGGCGTGGAAGCGCAGGAGCAAGGCGCGTCCCTGGACCCGACGCGCCTGCTGTCGCCCTGGATTAATGCGCCAGACGGTGAAGTCAGAGAAGCGGAAGGCTATCGCCCCGGTTGCGCTTCATTCCCCATCCTGTATTGCGTCAGTCTGATTCGTACTGGGCCGGATCGGGAGTACTTGCTGACGGTTCACGACGTCAGTGAACTGAAAGCGGCGCAGGCGTCTTTGCTGCAGGCCAACGAAGAGCTTGAAGCGAGGGTGGAGGAGCGTACCCAGGCGCTGCGTACGACTCAGGAAGCATTGATGCAGGAGCGCAAACTGGCGGCGATGGGGCGGATGTCCGCCGCCATTGCCCATGAGCTGAACCAGCCGCTGACGGCGTTGGTCAGCTATGTGGCCATGGGACGGTTGTATCTAGAGCAGGAACAAAAAGACAAAAGCGCCGCTACTCTGGATAAAATGGATGCGCTGGTGCAACGCATCGCCAGAATTTCCTCACAGCTCAAGTCGTTTGCCGGCATTCGCTCCGTCGACATACGGCCAACTGCTTTGCAGGCGGTCATGCGTTATGTGGAGGAGGTGCTGGAGCATAAACTCAGTCAGCAGCGGTCTATCATTCGTACACAGATTCCCGAAGGACTTCAGGTCATTGCGGATCAGCATATGCTGGAGCAAGTGATGATCAACTTGCTTGATAACGCCATTGCTGCGGTGAAGTCCGCCGTGCAACCGGAAATTTTCGTTGCGGCGGAGCCACGCGGCGATAAGGTTATGATATCTGTTCGCGACAATGGCGAAGGGATGGATGAAGAGCGCATGCGACATCTGTTCGATCCGTTCTTCACCACCAAGACAGGAAGTGAGGGGTTGGGCCTGGGATTGGCGATCAGTTATAACCTGCTGCAGGACATGCATGGGGAGATAACCGTTACCAGTACACCGGGTGAAGGCAGCGAATTCACCCTTAGCTTACCGGCAGTAAAACAACATGACTAA
- a CDS encoding GNAT family N-acetyltransferase: MNIDVIDYDSQYAVAVADLFHGAVHGVDSQMYTPEQKEAWAPTPPDYDKWKSRLDIKKPFLAISDGRLLGFIELEADGHIDCLYTHVEFQRRGVAAQLYQRLEREAVDAGMTRLYVEASRAARPFFESKGFVTTQLNEIQRNGQILVNFTMEKKLTKR; this comes from the coding sequence GTGAATATTGATGTGATTGATTACGACTCTCAGTATGCCGTAGCGGTGGCTGATTTGTTTCATGGGGCGGTGCATGGCGTCGACTCACAGATGTACACCCCTGAGCAGAAGGAAGCGTGGGCGCCCACGCCGCCTGATTATGATAAATGGAAATCCCGACTGGATATCAAAAAGCCGTTTTTGGCGATAAGCGATGGGCGTCTGCTTGGTTTTATCGAATTGGAGGCTGATGGCCATATTGATTGCCTGTATACCCATGTCGAGTTTCAGCGGCGTGGCGTCGCGGCTCAGCTCTATCAGCGGCTGGAGCGGGAGGCGGTTGATGCAGGTATGACGCGCCTATATGTCGAAGCATCAAGGGCTGCGCGCCCGTTCTTCGAGTCAAAAGGCTTTGTAACGACGCAACTTAATGAAATACAACGCAACGGTCAGATACTGGTTAATTTCACAATGGAAAAGAAGTTAACAAAACGCTAG
- a CDS encoding TAXI family TRAP transporter solute-binding subunit, whose translation MNRYIRLISLTLSVLSFSVFSSGLRAAEEKNYIMATASTGGTYYPVGVAIATLTKVKLQPTHKIGISAISSAGSAENIKLMRDNEAQFSILQGLFGKYAWEGSGVFANEGKQRNIRSITMLWQNVEHFVLDNKYVKTGTISDLVNAKGERLALGSKNSGTIESNRTILANFGLDLDKDFDLLYAGYGPSSQALQDGKVVGMGTPAGVPVGAVINAFAQRSDITLLSFTPEQIQQADNGFDLWTPFTVKAGVYPGVNKDIVTIAQPNFLAVRDDIDEETVYLLTKAIYENLPFLNSIHKATSDMALEKAIAGLPIPLHPGAIRYYKEQGLNIPDRLMR comes from the coding sequence ATGAATCGGTATATCCGACTAATCTCTCTCACTCTTTCCGTTCTGTCTTTTTCTGTGTTCTCTTCCGGCCTGCGCGCCGCCGAGGAGAAGAATTACATCATGGCGACCGCCAGCACAGGAGGCACTTATTATCCTGTGGGCGTGGCGATCGCCACCCTGACCAAAGTGAAGCTGCAGCCCACCCACAAAATCGGCATCTCCGCCATCAGCTCCGCAGGGTCAGCGGAAAACATCAAATTGATGCGGGATAACGAAGCGCAGTTTTCCATCTTGCAGGGGCTTTTCGGCAAATATGCGTGGGAAGGCTCCGGTGTGTTCGCCAATGAGGGCAAGCAGCGCAATATCCGCTCCATCACCATGCTGTGGCAGAACGTCGAGCATTTCGTGTTGGATAACAAATACGTCAAAACCGGCACCATCAGCGACTTGGTTAACGCCAAGGGCGAACGCCTGGCTCTGGGCTCCAAGAACTCCGGCACCATTGAGTCCAACCGTACTATCCTGGCTAACTTCGGTCTGGACCTGGATAAAGACTTCGACCTGCTATACGCCGGATACGGTCCCAGCAGCCAGGCGCTGCAAGATGGTAAAGTCGTGGGTATGGGCACGCCTGCCGGCGTTCCGGTGGGTGCGGTGATTAACGCCTTCGCGCAGCGTTCCGACATTACCTTGCTGTCGTTCACGCCAGAGCAAATCCAGCAGGCGGACAATGGCTTTGATCTGTGGACGCCTTTCACGGTGAAAGCTGGCGTGTATCCTGGCGTGAACAAAGATATCGTTACTATCGCCCAGCCTAACTTCCTGGCGGTGCGTGATGATATTGATGAGGAAACCGTGTATCTGCTTACCAAAGCAATCTATGAAAATCTGCCTTTCCTGAACAGCATCCATAAAGCCACCAGTGATATGGCGCTGGAGAAAGCGATCGCAGGCCTGCCAATTCCATTGCACCCTGGCGCGATCCGCTATTACAAAGAACAAGGACTGAATATTCCTGACCGGCTGATGAGATAA
- a CDS encoding type VI secretion system contractile sheath domain-containing protein, giving the protein MSRTTISTGEIQFKTKNAGDKKATPPNQPCHIVVLGDFSGRGHRGVHEPETLAKRKVIEVDRDNFDDVFEQLKVELDIPVIDDVIRFRELDDMHPDYIYDRTALFEKFKSLKRRLKSNDSFQAAADEIRGWSGSASQAETPVAEAKPSGAGGSSDSGSLLESLLDSTSGVQRSSNAFDVRTLVQEIFAPYVSQGPDPRQQEMLEAVDQAASDLMRKIMHHSAFHGLEASWRGLYLLVRRLETDANLRIFIVDATRQELIADANSAESIDETGLYKLLVEKRSASGATPFSMILADYAFGPETEAVNFLSTLAGSAHVVGAAALTGGSAMLAGCGDLAATPDPDDWSDAVDAEFSEHWKTVREQVCAGSLALVAPRVLLRMPYGKRTSRTERFDFEELPERNRHAFYLWGNGAWLAVMLLAQHYTDFGWRFTPGKKQQVDRLPLHIYSEDGESVVTPCAEINITDSAVRAFSQAGLMAVRSIVGKDSVLIPNFRSISAVNPDLNGPWSE; this is encoded by the coding sequence ATGTCCAGAACAACCATCAGTACGGGCGAAATTCAGTTTAAAACCAAAAATGCCGGCGACAAGAAAGCGACGCCACCCAATCAACCCTGTCACATCGTGGTATTGGGGGATTTCAGCGGCCGCGGACATCGTGGCGTGCATGAACCGGAGACACTGGCGAAGCGCAAAGTGATTGAAGTGGACCGGGATAATTTTGATGACGTTTTCGAGCAGCTGAAGGTGGAACTGGATATTCCCGTTATTGATGACGTCATTCGTTTTCGCGAGCTGGACGATATGCATCCCGATTACATCTATGACCGCACCGCGCTGTTTGAGAAGTTCAAAAGCCTGAAGCGTCGCCTCAAGAGTAACGATTCCTTCCAGGCGGCGGCGGACGAAATTCGTGGGTGGAGCGGCTCCGCATCGCAAGCGGAAACGCCTGTTGCGGAGGCTAAGCCGTCTGGAGCGGGCGGCTCCAGCGACAGCGGGTCTCTGTTGGAAAGCCTGTTGGACAGCACATCTGGTGTTCAGCGTTCCAGTAACGCTTTTGACGTGCGCACGCTGGTGCAGGAAATCTTCGCGCCCTATGTGAGCCAGGGACCAGATCCACGCCAGCAGGAAATGCTGGAGGCTGTGGATCAGGCCGCCAGCGATCTGATGCGCAAAATCATGCATCACAGCGCTTTCCATGGATTGGAGGCGAGCTGGCGCGGGCTGTATTTGCTGGTGCGCCGGCTGGAGACGGATGCAAACCTGCGCATTTTCATCGTTGATGCGACGCGACAGGAGCTGATTGCTGACGCTAATTCCGCAGAATCCATTGACGAGACGGGTCTATACAAATTACTGGTGGAGAAGCGCAGCGCCAGCGGCGCCACGCCATTCAGCATGATCCTCGCCGATTATGCCTTTGGGCCGGAAACGGAAGCTGTGAACTTCCTGTCCACTCTGGCGGGTTCCGCTCATGTCGTAGGCGCTGCGGCGTTGACCGGCGGCTCCGCCATGCTGGCGGGATGCGGCGATCTGGCGGCGACCCCTGACCCGGATGACTGGAGCGACGCCGTCGATGCGGAATTCTCTGAACACTGGAAAACGGTGAGGGAACAGGTTTGCGCAGGCAGCCTGGCGCTGGTGGCGCCGCGGGTATTGCTGCGTATGCCTTACGGCAAGCGCACCTCCCGCACGGAGCGCTTTGATTTTGAAGAACTGCCGGAGCGTAATCGTCACGCTTTCTATCTGTGGGGGAACGGCGCCTGGCTGGCGGTGATGCTGCTGGCGCAACACTACACGGATTTCGGCTGGAGATTTACTCCGGGTAAAAAGCAACAGGTGGACCGATTGCCTTTGCACATATACAGCGAAGATGGAGAATCTGTAGTGACGCCCTGCGCCGAGATCAACATCACTGATTCTGCGGTAAGAGCATTCAGCCAGGCAGGTCTTATGGCGGTGCGCTCCATCGTGGGCAAAGACAGTGTATTGATACCCAATTTCCGTTCAATTTCAGCAGTAAATCCCGATCTTAACGGCCCCTGGAGCGAGTGA